Within Desulfobacteraceae bacterium, the genomic segment CGATGATCGAAAAATGACCAGTGTGTTCGAGCGTTACCTGACACTCTGGGTGCTGCTGTGCATCCTCGCCGGCATCACCCTGGGCAAGCTCGCCCCTGGCCTGGCCCGCTACCTGGACGGACTGGCCATCCATGTCGATGGCGCCCCGGTGGTGTCCATCCCCATCGCGACCGCCACGATGCTCTTTGGGCTTTTCTCCGGGGCAGGTCATCCAGCTGGCGCGCCAGGGTCAGACGGGAAATCCGAAGGATAAATGACTACCCAGTAAGGTGCGACAACCACTAACGGCTCCCCCGGGTCGCGCACCCAACCCTGGGTTCCGGACCACCATAATGCGGAGGTTCGAAGAAACCATGGCCCACCTCGCCGGTGTTTCCGCCTACGCCCGGCTTTCCGATCGTCTGAACCGCTTCCCCCAGGGGGCTCCCCCATCGGAGCTGCTCTTTGCGATCCTGAAGTTGCTGTTCAGCGAAAAGGAGGCCGGCCTGGTGGCGCGGCTTCCCATTCGCCCCTTTACCGTGGCAGACGCCGCCCGGGCCTGGAAGATGAAATCAGACGCCGCCCGGGCCATTCTGGACGGTTTGGCCGATCGGGCCATTCTGGTGGACATGCCCCAAAACGGGACCCAGTTCTACTGCCTGCCGCCGCCCATGGCCGGCTTCTTTGAGTTTTCCCTGATGCGGGTGCGTCATGATATCGACCAAAAAGCCCTCAGCGAACTGTTCTACCAGTACCTCAACGTTGAAGAGGAATTTATCAAGGCCCTGTTTCTGGACGGTCAAACGCCCCTGGGGCGGGTATTCGTCCAGGAGTCGGCCCTTTCCGAGGCCAAAGCCCTGCATGTCCTGGATTATGAACGGACCAGCGAAGTGATCCGCAGCGCCTCCCATATCGGCATCAGTTTGTGCTACTGCCGCCACAAGATGGCCCATGTGGGCCGGGATTGCGCCGCTCCCAAGGACATTTGCATGACCTTCAACACCACGGCCGCCTCCCTGATCAAACACGGGCATGCCCGACCGGTT encodes:
- a CDS encoding 4Fe-4S dicluster domain-containing protein, with the translated sequence MRRFEETMAHLAGVSAYARLSDRLNRFPQGAPPSELLFAILKLLFSEKEAGLVARLPIRPFTVADAARAWKMKSDAARAILDGLADRAILVDMPQNGTQFYCLPPPMAGFFEFSLMRVRHDIDQKALSELFYQYLNVEEEFIKALFLDGQTPLGRVFVQESALSEAKALHVLDYERTSEVIRSASHIGISLCYCRHKMAHVGRDCAAPKDICMTFNTTAASLIKHGHARPVEVSECIDLLQAACAHNLAQFGENVRQGVNFICNCCGCCCEAMLAIRRFGLTRPIHSNFIARVDAAACTGCGLCAAVCPVYAIAPPAAGAAGPAIIDAALCLGCGVCVRNCPAAAVVLDPRPDRVLTPLDTVNRTVVMAIERGTLQHLICDNQVLSSFRALAAALGAILKLPPLKRALASRLLQSRYLEAVIDRLGG